The Flavobacterium jumunjinense genome includes a region encoding these proteins:
- a CDS encoding FG-GAP-like repeat-containing protein: MKKYYLLLVAMTILFLNDQKGFAQNLIATAPLRNATHILANTDIILTFDSTTDAATINASTIVVSGSQSGLIAGSFSGEGTAIVTFTPNTPFKPGEMITIVVTSNLTLGNTALANPTVFYFTVISNAVAAPLGFLKREISTLENYATDLYTADIDNDGDLDVVTAASIINTIAWYENDGTDQPTFTRHVVTNTADFATAVFVGDLDNDGDLDILSASAEDDTIAWYENDGATTPSFTKIVVSNTADFATSVTVGDMDGDGDLDILSASLFDDVVAWYENDGAADPTFTRIVITTATNGAYTLTIGDMEGDGDLDIFSTSRYDDTISWFENDGGIDPTFTERIISTSVNNATDISFGDLDGDGDYDIAASSRDDDSIFWFENNGGSNPTFTKIVLTNAADGARRVSIDDIDGDGDLDIFAVSNYDDTVSWFENDGAIAPSFTEQIITKTADGANSISVGDVDGDGDLDIFVASTNDDTVAWYEATTELQITTSSPVAQSTSVPVDSPIIINFTTTLDATTINLNSILITGAQTGIIEGAFTGGGTSTLVFNPLNNFKPGELITVVLTTNLSSEEGYFLRNPSMFSFVVETASMPSPLSYMDHTVTTALDYVTKISLADIDNDGDLDIVSSSVNDDTIAWFENNGDPVNPIFTKNTITITANSATSVVVADLDNDGDLDVVSSSSQDDTVAWYENDGNADPMFTKIIITTTADWAYRLAVGDLDNDGDLDIISGSQSDQTLAWFENDGASDPSFSQNIISTTVSGIHDIAVGDLDNDGDLDMLVALRYSNTVSWYENNGAPNPTFINNIITTNAMTVKAVSLGDLDNDGDLDVLSTSTADNTIAWYENDGATNPTFTKTVISSTVSDLLTVNVGDVDGDGDLDVLVANVNTFDYYENDGASDPIFTKVLITSNSNSVSSIVGGDIDNDGDLDIVVGKFSDRISWYEAFDSTLSTANLSLEEHFAIYPNPVKDKLTIQSNSDNSIQSIAIYDLSGRLVQKNILENNTMTSYVLDMSTLNTGTYLLQLYSTEGTILKKISKK; the protein is encoded by the coding sequence ATGAAAAAATATTACTTATTATTGGTAGCAATGACAATACTTTTTTTGAATGACCAAAAAGGTTTTGCTCAAAATTTAATTGCCACTGCTCCTTTGAGAAATGCTACTCATATTTTAGCAAATACGGATATTATACTAACTTTCGACAGCACTACAGATGCAGCAACAATAAATGCTAGTACTATTGTTGTTTCAGGTTCACAAAGTGGTTTGATTGCTGGATCTTTTTCTGGTGAGGGAACAGCAATTGTAACCTTTACTCCAAACACTCCATTTAAACCTGGTGAAATGATTACGATAGTGGTCACTAGTAACCTTACCTTAGGAAATACAGCCTTAGCAAATCCTACTGTTTTTTATTTTACAGTTATTTCCAATGCTGTTGCGGCTCCATTAGGCTTTTTAAAAAGAGAAATATCAACTTTAGAAAATTATGCTACAGATCTCTATACTGCAGATATTGATAATGATGGTGATTTAGATGTAGTAACTGCTGCTTCAATTATTAATACTATTGCTTGGTATGAAAATGATGGAACGGACCAACCTACTTTTACCAGACATGTAGTAACAAACACAGCAGATTTTGCTACAGCTGTTTTTGTTGGCGACTTAGATAATGATGGTGATTTGGATATTTTATCCGCTTCAGCCGAAGATGATACCATTGCTTGGTATGAGAATGATGGGGCAACTACACCCTCTTTTACAAAGATAGTCGTTTCGAATACTGCCGATTTTGCAACAAGTGTTACTGTTGGTGATATGGATGGTGATGGCGATTTAGATATATTGTCGGCTTCCTTATTTGATGATGTTGTAGCTTGGTATGAAAATGACGGTGCAGCAGATCCAACATTTACTCGAATTGTTATTACCACAGCCACAAATGGAGCTTATACATTGACTATTGGTGATATGGAAGGTGATGGGGATTTAGATATCTTTTCTACTTCTAGATATGATGATACAATTTCTTGGTTTGAAAATGATGGAGGAATAGATCCCACGTTTACAGAACGCATCATCAGTACTTCAGTTAATAATGCTACTGATATTTCATTTGGTGACTTAGATGGTGATGGCGATTATGATATTGCAGCTTCTTCCAGAGACGATGACTCTATTTTTTGGTTTGAAAATAATGGAGGTTCTAATCCAACATTTACAAAAATTGTACTAACCAACGCAGCAGATGGAGCGAGACGAGTTTCTATTGATGACATTGATGGAGATGGAGATTTAGACATATTTGCAGTTTCAAATTATGATGATACCGTTTCTTGGTTTGAAAATGACGGAGCAATAGCACCCAGTTTTACGGAGCAAATAATTACAAAAACAGCTGATGGGGCTAATAGTATCAGTGTGGGGGATGTTGATGGAGATGGTGATTTAGATATATTTGTAGCCTCAACTAATGATGATACAGTTGCTTGGTATGAAGCCACTACAGAACTTCAAATTACAACAAGTTCTCCTGTAGCTCAATCCACTAGTGTTCCAGTGGATAGTCCTATTATAATAAATTTTACTACAACTCTTGATGCTACTACAATTAATTTAAATTCTATTTTGATTACAGGTGCACAAACAGGTATTATTGAAGGTGCATTTACTGGAGGGGGTACTTCCACATTAGTATTTAACCCTTTAAATAATTTTAAACCAGGAGAGCTTATTACAGTGGTATTGACTACTAACTTATCGTCGGAAGAAGGTTATTTTCTGCGTAATCCCTCCATGTTTAGTTTTGTAGTAGAAACAGCTAGTATGCCTTCACCACTTTCATACATGGATCACACGGTAACAACAGCATTAGATTATGTTACAAAAATTAGTCTAGCAGATATTGACAATGATGGGGATTTAGATATTGTGTCTTCATCTGTTAATGATGATACTATTGCTTGGTTTGAAAATAATGGAGATCCTGTAAATCCTATTTTTACAAAAAACACCATTACGATAACAGCTAATTCTGCAACAAGTGTAGTAGTGGCTGACTTAGATAATGACGGTGACTTAGATGTTGTTTCTTCGTCTTCTCAAGATGATACAGTAGCTTGGTATGAAAATGATGGTAATGCAGACCCCATGTTTACAAAAATCATTATAACAACTACAGCAGATTGGGCTTATCGTTTAGCAGTAGGTGATTTAGATAATGATGGTGATTTAGACATTATTTCAGGTTCTCAAAGTGATCAAACTTTGGCTTGGTTTGAAAATGATGGTGCTTCCGATCCTAGTTTTAGTCAGAATATCATTAGTACTACTGTTAGTGGTATACATGATATTGCTGTGGGAGATCTTGATAATGATGGTGATCTAGATATGTTAGTTGCTTTACGATATAGCAATACAGTATCTTGGTATGAAAATAATGGTGCGCCCAATCCGACCTTTATTAATAATATCATTACAACAAATGCCATGACAGTAAAAGCAGTTTCTTTAGGAGATCTTGACAATGATGGCGATTTAGATGTTTTGTCTACTTCTACAGCAGATAACACTATTGCTTGGTACGAAAATGATGGCGCAACGAATCCTACTTTTACAAAAACAGTAATTTCATCTACTGTAAGTGATTTACTAACAGTGAATGTGGGTGATGTGGATGGTGATGGTGATCTTGATGTTTTGGTAGCCAATGTAAATACCTTCGATTATTATGAAAATGATGGTGCTTCAGATCCAATATTCACAAAGGTTTTAATAACATCCAATTCCAATAGTGTTTCAAGTATTGTTGGAGGAGACATTGACAATGATGGTGATTTAGATATCGTTGTAGGGAAGTTTAGCGATAGAATTTCTTGGTATGAAGCTTTTGATTCGACTTTAAGTACAGCTAATCTTTCTCTTGAAGAACATTTTGCAATCTATCCTAATCCAGTAAAAGATAAGCTAACGATACAATCAAATTCAGATAACAGTATACAAAGTATTGCAATTTATGATCTTTCTGGACGTTTGGTACAAAAGAATATTCTTGAAAATAATACGATGACTTCCTATGTTTTAGATATGAGTACCTTAAATACGGGTACTTATCTTCTTCAATTATACAGTACTGAAGGAACTATTCTGAAGAAAATAAGTAAAAAATAA
- a CDS encoding FG-GAP-like repeat-containing protein: MKKNYLLSVPFALILLLSTSIYSQNIVSTNPTMNAINVPVNANLSISFDAIITPAQFNAVTIVVSGSQTGRILGNFIGLYSTSILFIPNDDFKPGELISVTLSTSTTKLVASFTTAVSTNSAGTFDYGQNIITTNASDAFTVFSADLDGDGDLDVLSASIDDNKIAWYANDGSGNFGAQQIITTSVDEAWEVYAADLDNDGDMDVISASAGDDRIAWYENDGSGNFGSQQTITTHANLVRRIAVSDMDGDGDLDVVSTSINTGHIYWYKNNSNGSSWTEEILTSLQGTGAIHTTDLDNDGGIDVLASSNGYVGWYKNNGFGNFGAFQSISLSDLAIAGLYAADLDGDGYQDVLAALRFDGVAWYKNNGNGTFGSKQLITAATLTPFAYDVYATDLDGDGDMDVLSASSNDDKVAWYENDGNGNFGAQQVITTSADAVRNIYAADLDGDGDSDVLSASGNDNKIAWYENESTTLSLHDNELNNEWSLYPNPTNNQINIQVKKGLVIQKIAIYDLTGRLVKAQNIKDNLEIIRIDSSLLSAATYTIKVITDKGVLTKKMIKM, translated from the coding sequence ATGAAAAAAAACTACCTTTTATCCGTTCCATTCGCTTTAATACTGTTACTGTCAACTAGTATTTATTCGCAAAACATTGTGTCTACCAATCCCACTATGAATGCTATCAATGTACCTGTAAATGCAAATCTATCTATTTCTTTTGATGCTATTATTACCCCAGCACAATTTAATGCTGTAACTATTGTTGTTTCGGGTTCTCAAACAGGTAGAATTTTGGGGAATTTTATAGGATTATATAGTACTTCAATACTCTTTATTCCAAACGACGACTTCAAACCAGGAGAGCTTATTAGCGTCACTTTGAGTACTAGTACCACTAAGTTAGTAGCTAGTTTTACCACTGCGGTAAGTACCAATAGTGCAGGAACTTTTGATTATGGACAAAATATAATTACTACTAATGCTTCAGACGCTTTTACTGTATTTTCTGCCGATCTAGACGGAGATGGAGATTTGGATGTACTTTCTGCTTCTATAGACGATAATAAAATTGCTTGGTATGCCAATGATGGTTCAGGCAACTTTGGGGCACAACAAATTATTACCACAAGTGTAGATGAAGCTTGGGAGGTTTATGCTGCTGATTTAGATAATGATGGAGATATGGATGTAATTTCGGCTTCAGCGGGAGACGATCGCATTGCGTGGTATGAAAATGACGGAAGTGGTAATTTTGGTTCCCAACAAACCATAACCACTCATGCCAATTTAGTAAGAAGAATAGCTGTTTCAGATATGGATGGTGATGGTGATTTAGATGTAGTTTCAACATCTATTAATACAGGACACATTTATTGGTATAAAAATAATAGTAATGGTAGTTCTTGGACAGAAGAAATTCTTACAAGTTTACAAGGTACAGGAGCAATACATACTACTGATTTAGATAATGACGGTGGAATTGACGTGCTTGCTTCTTCAAATGGTTATGTAGGATGGTATAAAAATAATGGATTTGGTAACTTTGGAGCTTTTCAAAGTATTAGTCTTAGTGATTTGGCTATAGCTGGTTTATATGCTGCAGATTTAGATGGAGATGGATATCAGGATGTGCTGGCCGCTTTAAGATTTGATGGTGTTGCTTGGTATAAAAATAATGGTAATGGAACTTTTGGTTCCAAACAATTGATTACCGCAGCTACTCTTACTCCTTTTGCTTATGATGTTTATGCCACAGATTTAGATGGGGATGGCGATATGGATGTTCTATCGGCATCATCAAATGATGATAAAGTGGCTTGGTATGAAAATGATGGGAATGGTAATTTTGGTGCACAACAAGTTATAACGACTAGTGCTGATGCTGTTAGAAATATTTATGCTGCCGATTTAGATGGTGATGGAGATTCGGATGTTTTATCTGCTTCTGGAAATGACAATAAAATTGCTTGGTATGAAAATGAGAGTACTACCTTAAGCTTACATGATAATGAACTTAATAATGAATGGTCTCTCTATCCCAACCCTACGAATAATCAAATAAATATTCAAGTAAAAAAAGGACTAGTTATTCAAAAAATAGCCATCTATGATCTTACGGGAAGATTGGTAAAGGCACAAAATATAAAAGATAATTTAGAAATTATTCGTATTGATAGTTCCCTATTAAGTGCAGCTACTTATACTATTAAAGTTATTACAGATAAAGGAGTGCTTACTAAAAAAATGATTAAAATGTAA
- a CDS encoding response regulator transcription factor: protein MNKRNISLIIADDHPIMLKGLAEELENAGYNIVATANNGAAAVEIIALHKPSIALLDIEMPFFNGFEVIKNCQGLQLDTKFVVMTYHKEKGFIVQAKKVGTHGYLLKEDNLDEIEACIKAVLLDEFYFSKSFQEDIKYTVDNELRKVGLLTPSERTIIRLIAQGKNSAEICETLKVSKRTIEKHRANIIAKLELESSLDTLTQWTTDYKEIIMSL, encoded by the coding sequence ATGAATAAAAGGAACATTTCTTTAATCATAGCAGACGATCACCCTATCATGTTAAAAGGGCTAGCCGAAGAACTTGAAAATGCAGGGTATAACATTGTGGCTACGGCTAATAATGGTGCAGCAGCAGTAGAAATAATAGCATTACATAAACCTAGTATTGCGCTATTAGATATTGAAATGCCTTTTTTTAATGGTTTTGAAGTCATTAAGAACTGTCAAGGACTACAGTTAGATACCAAATTTGTGGTGATGACTTATCATAAAGAAAAGGGATTTATAGTACAAGCGAAAAAAGTAGGCACGCACGGGTATTTGTTGAAAGAAGATAATCTCGATGAAATTGAAGCCTGTATAAAAGCTGTTTTATTGGATGAATTTTATTTTAGCAAATCCTTTCAGGAAGATATCAAGTATACTGTAGATAATGAACTCAGAAAAGTAGGATTGTTAACTCCATCGGAAAGAACTATTATTCGTTTGATAGCACAAGGTAAAAATTCAGCAGAAATTTGTGAAACACTCAAAGTCTCAAAAAGAACCATAGAAAAACATCGTGCTAATATTATTGCTAAGTTAGAATTAGAATCTTCTCTAGATACTTTAACGCAATGGACAACAGATTATAAAGAAATTATCATGTCTTTATAA
- a CDS encoding tetratricopeptide repeat-containing sensor histidine kinase has product MKVKFLVSLLLVSICIFAQEENALQKKQQLETAIQKAQGAKRLKLLDSLATYIYYDTNLECDSILRTTIKYAIKLDSVNVATRQASNLIDYIAHSSGKFDEGKQIIATMKPLLAKVSSPKILDNYYTNVANMYYYAGDFEASIKAYDKAYFYATQYNATTIGLIAFRKGVVYVDNGEFGKASLSLADAISYFQKVKDTLKWIDAKGSVSILYSKSGFYKESKKEREEQIELAKRFKPYTNIGVIYFNMAADNNKAGFQEERIANLKLALKNNETSQHQTFFDPIFTSALAVAYAENDSIALAEKIVKKLEANPEKYTTNYNEASYLEAKKSLLFAKKEYEQALTYGETYLKLKQKGKQFEEIQLAEKFLFDVYEQIGDKEKALYHFKNYTHIKDSIGNIQKTRVLAYYQTLYETEKRDLTIENQEANIALLDSKNKIKNQWMFFGGSGLLVLFGFVTVIRSRNFAKKKQKIQEKFTQDIINAQEEERTRVALELHDSVGQQLMLITRKSKNSNDASMEALAKDTLQNVRTISQGLHPVVLERLGFTAGINDLITTIDTNTELFFTTEIENVDAYLDNKEALHLYRIQQEILNNIVKHAEATAVSIDIRKGKSTIEIIVEDNGKGFDYEKQMQFSKSLGMKSLLERSKILKANLTINSILKKGTIMQVTFPI; this is encoded by the coding sequence ATGAAAGTAAAGTTTTTAGTATCGCTATTACTAGTTTCAATATGTATTTTTGCTCAAGAAGAAAATGCCCTACAAAAGAAGCAACAATTAGAAACCGCTATTCAAAAAGCGCAAGGAGCAAAACGGCTTAAACTATTAGATAGCTTAGCAACGTATATTTATTATGATACCAATTTGGAGTGTGATTCTATATTACGAACTACTATAAAGTATGCCATAAAACTAGACTCGGTAAATGTAGCCACAAGACAAGCTTCTAACCTGATTGATTATATAGCTCATTCCTCGGGGAAATTTGATGAAGGCAAACAAATTATAGCTACTATGAAGCCTTTATTGGCTAAAGTATCATCCCCTAAAATACTAGATAATTATTATACTAATGTAGCCAATATGTATTATTATGCAGGAGATTTTGAAGCCTCTATTAAAGCGTATGATAAAGCGTATTTCTATGCTACTCAATATAATGCTACTACTATAGGTTTGATTGCCTTTAGAAAAGGAGTTGTTTATGTGGATAATGGAGAATTTGGAAAAGCATCCTTATCACTTGCAGATGCTATTAGTTATTTTCAAAAAGTAAAAGATACTTTAAAATGGATTGATGCCAAAGGGTCTGTGTCCATTTTATACAGTAAAAGCGGGTTTTATAAAGAATCTAAAAAAGAAAGAGAAGAACAAATTGAGTTAGCCAAAAGATTTAAACCCTATACTAATATTGGTGTTATTTATTTCAATATGGCAGCCGATAATAATAAAGCGGGTTTCCAAGAAGAACGCATTGCCAATTTAAAATTAGCGCTTAAAAATAATGAAACATCACAACATCAAACTTTTTTTGATCCTATCTTTACATCGGCTTTAGCCGTTGCTTATGCAGAAAATGACAGCATTGCATTAGCTGAAAAAATAGTTAAGAAGTTAGAAGCTAACCCAGAAAAATACACAACCAACTATAATGAGGCTTCCTATTTAGAAGCTAAGAAAAGCCTTCTGTTTGCTAAAAAAGAGTATGAACAAGCTCTTACTTATGGCGAAACCTATTTAAAATTAAAGCAGAAAGGCAAACAATTTGAGGAAATACAATTGGCTGAAAAATTCTTATTTGATGTGTATGAACAAATAGGGGATAAAGAAAAAGCACTTTATCATTTTAAAAATTATACGCATATTAAAGACTCTATAGGGAACATTCAAAAGACAAGAGTTTTGGCATATTATCAAACTTTATATGAAACAGAGAAAAGAGATTTAACCATTGAAAATCAAGAAGCGAATATTGCCTTATTAGATTCTAAAAATAAGATTAAGAATCAGTGGATGTTCTTTGGAGGTTCTGGTTTGCTTGTGCTGTTTGGCTTTGTAACCGTAATTCGTTCTCGTAATTTTGCCAAAAAGAAACAAAAAATTCAAGAAAAGTTTACCCAAGATATTATTAATGCACAAGAAGAGGAGCGTACAAGAGTAGCCTTGGAATTGCACGATAGTGTGGGGCAGCAGTTAATGCTCATAACGCGTAAATCAAAGAATAGCAATGACGCTAGTATGGAGGCTTTAGCCAAAGATACGCTGCAAAACGTTAGAACCATTTCACAAGGATTGCATCCCGTAGTATTAGAACGATTAGGTTTTACAGCAGGAATAAATGATTTAATCACTACAATTGATACGAATACCGAACTTTTTTTTACAACTGAAATAGAAAATGTTGATGCCTACTTAGACAATAAAGAAGCCTTACATTTATATAGAATACAACAGGAAATTTTAAATAATATAGTAAAACATGCAGAAGCAACTGCTGTAAGTATAGACATTCGAAAGGGAAAATCAACAATCGAGATTATTGTAGAAGATAATGGTAAAGGGTTTGATTATGAAAAACAAATGCAGTTTTCTAAAAGTTTAGGTATGAAATCTTTATTAGAAAGAAGCAAAATACTTAAGGCTAATCTAACCATTAATTCGATACTTAAAAAGGGAACAATAATGCAAGTAACCTTTCCTATTTGA
- a CDS encoding 3'-5' exonuclease, whose product MKTTEKIIIIDLEATCWNGPVPKGQVNEIIEIGICELDTLSGAITKNKGILIKPEHSTVSPFCTELTTITQELLDKEGMSFEDAIEMLEQEYQPDQYTWASYGQYDLNMLKKQCSYRKISYPMGSHHINVKELFSEVKGLNKKVGMNGALEILDIPLEGTHHRGVDDAKNIAKILHWCLENE is encoded by the coding sequence ATGAAAACAACAGAAAAAATAATCATCATAGATTTAGAAGCGACTTGCTGGAATGGTCCAGTGCCTAAGGGGCAAGTCAACGAAATAATAGAAATAGGTATTTGCGAATTAGATACTCTTTCTGGAGCGATTACCAAAAATAAAGGAATCCTTATTAAACCAGAACATTCCACGGTAAGTCCGTTTTGTACCGAACTGACCACAATTACTCAAGAATTATTGGATAAGGAAGGAATGTCTTTTGAAGATGCTATTGAAATGCTGGAACAGGAATACCAACCCGATCAATACACTTGGGCAAGTTACGGTCAGTACGATTTGAACATGCTGAAAAAACAATGCTCCTACAGGAAAATTAGTTACCCTATGGGAAGTCATCACATTAACGTAAAAGAATTGTTTAGTGAAGTGAAAGGACTGAATAAAAAAGTAGGTATGAACGGAGCGTTGGAAATTTTAGATATTCCATTAGAAGGAACACACCACAGGGGTGTAGACGATGCGAAGAATATTGCTAAGATATTGCATTGGTGTCTTGAGAATGAGTAA
- a CDS encoding TerD family protein yields the protein MKTNELLKISLRQNALYIPSEFITGNATTITGPTSVLVANVAKLGFAFSEEALQAINAVHPKYKLEIQDIIKEVLGVNKNWTPLVKNWEIPTGESLYDHITTFFANVFKTNKGTTLACGHIIPANTFPLERYNGCPYCGTPFEFDTAKQEGQGSKMKVLELWTEKELHAFYYSLLSSKTALDATQVDSLKALLSHLPLPSEVKIGIKETMMLVIDTLIDLDKEEKASALFTSPTDILRYLWYKKTNLLQIVEPKTIINRIASNNQHFFVAADNSAKAKLITTVDLKLKYSRKECLMVARWLNDLPLEAEKACEMMHPKRAMWVRFIRALRLPEYSKRKGFEALKTLLDVFYNQTYEVWQGRVNYYRLRSDANKTFALLQERPGLFARSLFSNMLWFGPDETIAAFTAIIDKVPARLVFTLNMYAQNYFDSNIQRSVKPLGGVNKKIGSNRLLSLYNEDQLKAMQNQIEDLCLLAMEKRFAAQKNENKTIYIDPQLFNMPVAIGDRSETIQDLPVALMGTRFPIEGNTVRLFMQWGQGLPAQHLDMDLSCHIAYADKSEICSYSQLQATGCKHSGDVIHIPNQIGTAEYINIDINALAYAGAKYVTFTCNAYSNGSITPNLVVGWMNSKYPMTISERSGVAYDPSCVDHQVRVTQNVAKGLVFGVLDVAKREIVWLEMTFGGQVVQGLDYKGVQALLAKLSSKLNIGSLLTIKAKAQNLQIVEAPDADEVYDSKWAINAAAVTQLLVD from the coding sequence ATGAAAACAAACGAATTATTAAAAATCAGCTTGCGTCAAAACGCACTATATATTCCTAGTGAGTTTATCACTGGAAATGCCACAACGATTACAGGGCCAACATCGGTTTTAGTAGCCAATGTAGCCAAGTTAGGATTTGCTTTTTCAGAAGAAGCTCTACAAGCTATTAATGCAGTACATCCAAAATATAAGTTAGAAATTCAAGACATCATAAAAGAAGTACTAGGTGTTAACAAAAACTGGACACCATTGGTAAAAAACTGGGAGATTCCAACAGGAGAGTCTTTGTATGATCATATTACTACTTTTTTTGCGAATGTTTTTAAAACTAATAAAGGAACCACTTTAGCATGTGGACATATTATTCCTGCGAATACGTTTCCATTAGAGCGTTATAATGGTTGTCCTTATTGCGGTACTCCATTTGAGTTTGATACAGCTAAACAAGAAGGACAAGGTAGTAAAATGAAAGTATTGGAGCTTTGGACTGAGAAAGAGTTACATGCTTTTTATTATTCGTTATTAAGTTCTAAAACGGCTTTAGACGCTACACAAGTGGATAGTTTGAAAGCATTGTTGTCTCATTTGCCATTGCCAAGCGAAGTGAAAATTGGAATTAAGGAAACCATGATGTTGGTGATTGATACGTTGATCGACTTGGATAAAGAAGAAAAGGCAAGTGCTCTTTTTACTTCTCCAACGGATATTTTACGTTACTTATGGTACAAGAAAACCAATTTATTGCAGATTGTTGAACCAAAAACAATCATCAATAGAATTGCTAGTAATAACCAACATTTCTTTGTTGCTGCTGATAATAGTGCGAAAGCGAAATTAATCACAACAGTAGACTTGAAATTAAAATATTCAAGAAAGGAATGTTTAATGGTAGCAAGATGGTTGAATGATTTGCCATTAGAAGCAGAAAAAGCATGTGAAATGATGCATCCAAAAAGAGCAATGTGGGTGCGTTTTATTAGAGCTTTGCGTTTGCCAGAATATAGTAAGCGAAAAGGATTTGAAGCTTTGAAAACATTGTTAGATGTATTTTATAACCAAACCTATGAAGTGTGGCAAGGAAGAGTAAATTATTATCGTTTGCGTTCTGATGCAAATAAAACTTTTGCTTTATTACAAGAAAGACCCGGTTTGTTTGCTCGTTCGTTATTCTCTAACATGTTATGGTTTGGACCTGATGAAACGATAGCTGCTTTTACTGCTATTATTGATAAAGTACCTGCAAGATTGGTGTTTACGTTGAATATGTATGCGCAAAACTACTTTGATAGCAACATACAAAGAAGTGTGAAACCTTTAGGTGGTGTAAATAAGAAAATTGGATCTAATAGATTGTTATCGTTGTATAACGAAGACCAATTAAAAGCGATGCAAAATCAAATTGAAGATTTATGCTTGTTAGCGATGGAGAAGCGATTTGCAGCTCAAAAGAATGAGAACAAAACAATTTACATTGATCCGCAATTGTTCAATATGCCAGTAGCTATAGGCGATAGAAGTGAAACCATTCAGGATTTACCAGTAGCTTTAATGGGAACTCGTTTTCCAATAGAAGGTAATACTGTGCGATTGTTTATGCAATGGGGACAAGGTTTACCTGCTCAGCATTTGGATATGGATTTGAGTTGTCATATTGCTTATGCAGATAAATCTGAGATTTGTTCGTATAGCCAATTGCAAGCAACGGGTTGTAAACATAGTGGTGATGTAATTCATATTCCAAATCAAATTGGTACAGCCGAATACATCAATATCGATATAAATGCACTAGCTTATGCTGGAGCCAAATATGTAACCTTTACTTGTAATGCTTATAGTAATGGAAGTATTACACCCAACTTAGTTGTAGGTTGGATGAATAGTAAATATCCGATGACTATTTCAGAACGATCTGGTGTGGCTTATGATCCTTCTTGTGTAGATCACCAAGTACGAGTGACACAAAACGTGGCTAAAGGTTTAGTATTTGGTGTACTTGATGTAGCTAAAAGAGAAATCGTTTGGTTAGAAATGACTTTCGGAGGTCAAGTTGTTCAAGGTTTGGATTACAAAGGTGTTCAAGCTCTATTAGCGAAATTATCGAGCAAATTGAATATTGGTAGTTTGTTAACTATAAAAGCAAAGGCTCAAAATTTGCAAATTGTAGAGGCACCAGATGCTGATGAAGTTTACGACTCAAAATGGGCCATAAATGCAGCTGCTGTAACGCAGTTGTTAGTAGATTAA